The sequence below is a genomic window from Macaca nemestrina isolate mMacNem1 chromosome 13, mMacNem.hap1, whole genome shotgun sequence.
AGTTAATCCTCATTGAGCTCAACTCCAACCTTCTCTTCCATAGATGGGATGTCCCCAGCTTCTTGACACCGTCTTCTTAGGTACTTCTCATAATCATGTTAGCTGTTTACATCCTTCCAAAGTGAGTAATCCATACACAGCAAGGGTCTCTTGGAAGTATGACTAATGCTTAGGGCACTAACTTTTGTTGCTGCTAAATTTTGTCTTCCATTTATATATCTGCAATGATCTGGCTTCacttaatttatttaatacttcCTATGCTGCTTTGGAGAATGTGGTTCTCGAGGTTTTCTGGCTTATACTATTGCTTCTTCCCCCAGGCCTGCGGATACCCTGGTAGAATTAGAGCCAATAGGACTGGCAAAGGCTGTAAACAGTGCATTGTTCTCCCCTTAATGGTATGGATGTGGCACATGTGCACCCATTATGTAAACTACCAGGAGGACATTCATGGATGTTACACGAAGCTTCTGCTTCCAGCCAAATCTGGACAAAACACAGATctgggagacagaaaaagaaaactgcgTGCTCATCTTCTGGAAACTCTAAATCCGAATTAGGATTCAAAGCATTCAGTTCATGGCTCTTGGAAGACTGACTGTCCTTTAGGGTTGATGAGTCATTCTATCTTGTAGAGACAGGAAGCTGGCAAAGCCATGGGGTAGGGAGGAGACATTCAGAGAGTCTGAAGGGAAAATGCAAGATGCTCTCTTCCCAGAAGTGCAGCTGCAAAGTGCAGCCTTCTCGCTTGTCGCACATATGAGCATGATGCGAGTGTAAAATTAAGAATCAAGGTTAGGGCCCCCACCCTAAAATACCCAAAAGGTCAAAGCAGGAAGCCCATGTTTGTCTTCTCTGACAGTGTTCTGCAGCTGTGAAATTCAACCTGCTAAAACCGGATGGATGTAGGCTTTGGCATGAAGTCCTCTGCTCTGTCAAAAGCCAAAACTTTCCAGGAGAAGGAATGTACTCAGGATTTTAAGACAAATCGGAGAATGTCTGAGATGGATAGTTACAGATGGCCTTAGCAGTTGCTACATCTCCAGGAACTGGGTATTATTTATGAAACTCACTGcttctattcttttattctttttttttttttatagaacaaacaaaaaaactcccatACAACCTTGAACCATATGATGTTAAGATTCAAAGGAACACTTAGATTATCTAACTCAGCCTCCTTGTTTATAAGTAGGAAAAGAGGGTCATCCACACATTAAATGCAGTGCAAGTCTACCAACTCCTGGTCTGTAAGAGACATTAGCAGGTATCAGTGGACATATTCTGCTTGCGTCGGCTGCTCAGGACAGTCACTGGGGACATAATGTGGAAGCTCGAGGTTCTTAATCTCATGATGTGTAAATGCACTGAAATACTGAGATGCCAAAAAGGGGAATACATATGTTTCTTTTCACAGATGCTTTGAAGAAAGGGCTAAATTTTTCATTTAGATGTTATGTGGCGCTTTCTTTTGTTCATCCTGTCAAGTGTAGGCTGGGGTGATGGGAGCCTCCAGCTGCAGGAGGCTAATGTGAAATAACTTTATTGAAGTAACACGGGGCTCCAGGAAAATGAGTCTTCCGGGTCTGCAGCTGTGCTGCAGAATTCATCCTGAAATGAGCACTCACATGCAGCCAAAGTCACTTCCAGAATCATAGAATGAATGGGCTTTTGGGAAAAGCTGGtccaaacttttattttacaggctcagcAGAGTTCAATGACTTGGTTTGAGTCACATAGCATGAAGGTGGCAAAGATAGGGaagaattgagattttttttgacTTGAGGATGAAACGTTTTCCCTAAGCCATACTGACCCTTTTTGCAAGCCCCAATGTGAGGGTGTTTCTAATGGTTCCAGATGAAGGGCATTTCCATGCATGAAGGGAGGCAGGACAAAGGCAGTGGGGGCTGCACCTGCCAAAGGCCCTGTGACCTAGGAGACCACATTGGAGGAGAAGCTGAAGCTCTCTGTCATGGTTTTGGAGTCGCTTCGTGAAGAGCAGTTGGAGGTCAGGTCCAGGGATGAAGGTGTGGCCTTGGGGCCATCCTCTGGCTCCTCCTCATGGGCCCCCACCACTGTGGAGATGGTGGTCTCCAGGCGGCTGACTTTGTAAACACTGCCCTGGGTCTGGAGATAGCGGGTGGATTTCATTTCCAGCCCCTCATAGTCACCAGCGCTGATGAAGGGGCAGCACCGGAAGGCATGCTTGAAGCCCAGACGGAACCTGGAGAGTGAGCAGATGAAGAGGTGACCCTTTGGGATGGCCTGCTCAGAGGGCTGCCTACCATTGCATCAGCTTGTTAACACATGGACATACCCAAGCATGAttctgttattgtttttaaaattaactcaCAGCTGGAGATGCTGAGGCCAAAAAGGCTTAAGGGTCAGTCAACAAGGTCAAATCCAAGACTAGAAAAAAATCCGTCACTGGAACAATCTTTATGTGAAATATGTCTTTACTAGGGGTGGCCCTGAACTATGCTGTCTCCCCCCACATGGGGTCAGCAGACTTTGGGTCAATTCTACATCAACAAAACGCATTCACTAAGTGTTTACTATGTGCACAGCGCTGTGCTAGTTACTGGGTGGTAAAAACACATATCAAGATTCAGTCCTTCCCCTCGAGTAGCCCATTGACTGAAGGAGGACTCTCCGCCATCATGTTCCTTcagtgtgcctcagtttctccggTTGTTAAATGGGAAGAATTAACCTTTACTTAAAGGTATGCTGCTAGATTTAACCTAAAAAAAAGTGCAGGCGGGTCatgaaacttttagaaataaGGGTGAATGTGTGAGTTAGACTAACAGAGACCCTTTGGACAAGTTAAGAGAAGGTCTTTCCCCAAATTCCTAGTACCCGAGTGTCTGATTCACAGAAGGCACCTTACAGGCTGAGGACTGATGGATATAAAGATGGTAACAAGCAttttattcttctccttcctctcccacctccttccCCACCCGGAGGCTGGTGGTGCTCTGAATGACAGACTGTGCTGCAGCCATTGTGTGTCCCAGACTGCTTTTGGGAGCCCTCTGCACCCCATGGTGAATTCCCTACCGCTGACCACCATTCCTGAAGGGCTCTGCCTTCTGTTACTTCTCTGACGTTGGCTTCTGCTGCAGGATGGCTCTCCCCAACCCATTTGACTAAGTGAGGGCAGGAATCAGGCCTCTGGGGTCACAACTCCTTTTTGCCTTACCTTGTCCTGCTGGAACTGCTGGAAGAAAGTGGGTAAAGCTGCTCAGATCATAAGATGAAATGGGAAGAGGACAGTGAGAGATCAGAGAAGGCAAATGTGCTCTGTGCGGGGATGGAATTCTTTCTGCATGCATAGCCCACTGTGTACTGGATCCACAGAGCAGAGTGAACAAACTCACACGCCACGGCCTGGAGCCTGGATCCAGCTTGCAGACCTGCCTTACAATGCATTAaccacagaagtttttaattccCCCACTAGTTGCCAGTATCTATAAATCAGAAGAGTTTGGACAATAATATGGATTTCTGGTTCcccttggaaaagaaaaaaagaaaatcaatccaCTCTGGGCTCCCATTCCTGGATGGTGATAATCAGCCAGGCTGAGTTGTGTGATGACAAGTTAACTGCAGTCCCCGCTTGTCCCTCTTGTCTCACAGCTGGGTTTACTCATTTAGGATGAGGTAGATGGTCTTGTGGCCCCTGGAGAGCTCATGGGGTTGGGGTCCTTACCTGTCATTGAGGCAGCAGTAGATGATGGGGTTGTACATAGTGGAGCTCATGGCCAACCACATGATGGCCAGGTAGACCTGCTGGATAAACTTCTTCAGGTAGAGATCCGGGTTGATGTAGGGCAGGAGGAAGAAGATGTGGAAGGGCAGCCAGCAGATGGCGAAGGTGCACACCACGACGATCATCATTTTGACCACCTGGCAAGAGGGTGAGACAGGTGAGACCACCAGCACATCCCCCTCTCTCATGGCTACTTCCTTTTTCCTCCCATATCCTCACTGTGCACAGTATGGGATAAAGTGGGAAGTATTTAAAAGAAGCCCCTTCAAGGAGGAGAAAGGATCCTTACTACATGGTGCTACAGGACTTTGGTTATGTCAGCTGTTCTCGAAGTGTGGTCCCAGAACCAGTATCATCACCAtcccctgggaacttgttagaaatgcaaatacttGGACCCTATttcagacttactgaatcagaaactctggggataGGAACCCAAATTCTGGGTGTGACAAACCTTTCAGATGCTTCTGATGCATGCTCACATTTGGGGACTACTGTGTTACATTATTCTTCATGACTGGAGGAACCCAGGGAGACAAATTAATGAGCAAACGTGAAAGGTTGTTCAGGAGGGAAAGGCCTGGGGCAGCAGGCTGGGTGGGCGGGCACAGCAGAAGGGGTGGGACAAGGGGAGACATAGTGAGCTAGGGCAAGCTGCTTGGTTTGGAGACTGAgcgggagggaaggggaagggaaaagatTTGACTAGCTGCAGTCAGGGAGTGCCAGATGTTTAAAAGCGATTTAAAAGAAGGTTTTGTGAATACTGGAtactatgatctgaatgtttgtgtcgcttcaaatttatatgttgaaatcctaacccctaaggTAATGGCATTAGCAGGTGGCCTTTGGGAACCAATTAGGTCTTCAAGTCAGAGCCCTCATCAATTAAATTAGTGCCATTATAAAATAGGACTGAGAGAGACCCCTCTCCCCTTCTACCATCTGAGGACATAGAAAGTGCCATCCATGAACCAGGAAACAGGTACTCCTGAAATACCAAATCTATCTGTGCTTTGATCTTGGGCCTTCCAGCCACTAGAGCTAtgagaaatcaatttctattgtttttaagcTCCCAGTCaaaggcattttgttatagcagcccaaatggactaagacaccaggCGATGTAACCCCTTCCCAAGACATCTTTAGCAAAGAACTCTACAGCATTCATATAATGCTACGCAGAGAAGTACCAACAGAGAATACTATGCAAAGAAGtaccaaagaataaaaaaaggaatgagaaagcTCTTTATATACTGATTTTCAAAGATCTTGTCAATTTTGAGTGAAACAAGTGAGAACAGCATGTATTTACTATTTGtgtaaaaaagaagagaaaataatatatatttacttgcTTATAAATGCCAATATCTAGAAGGGttaagaaacaaataacaatGGTTACCATTGTATGCATatctgtgtgtgtccatgtgtgcgtgtgtgtgtgcaagcTTGGGGCCTGGGTAGATGGCAGATCTAGAAGGGAGAGAGGCTTCCCGTGataagaattaaatttttttaaatatttcattttgaactAATTGAAGGCCCTCAAGAAGTTGCAAAAGTAGTGCAAAGCAATTCCAGGTACTCTTCAACTAGCCTCCTGCAGTGATATCATCTTACATAACCATCCCACATTATCAAAACCAGGACACTGATCATTCATCAAACTACTGACTGTATTTGGGTTTTGCCAGTTTTTACATGCACTCTTTTTTTGGTGTATAGATTTATGAAATTTCATCACAAGTATAGATGAAAACACAAGCACAGTCAGGATACAGAGCTGCTCCATCACTGCAAAGAAACTCACTCATGCTCTTGCTTTGTAGGCCACTCCTTCCAAGCCCCCCCAAACACTgactcctggcaacctgatccaTTCTTCATCACTATAATTTTGTTCCTTTGAATGCTTTTTGATGTTTGAACCACGTGAATGTATTATCTTGtcaaactttaaataaataataaaaagaggacCAAATCACTCTTCgctgattttttatttaagtgtgtgtgttttaatggaTCAACAGGTTGCAATTACTCTTAAAGAGCaagcgaggtggctcatgcctgtccaGCCAGATCTGGGTTCCAAAGACACTGAAGAAAGATTCCTCTCCTCTCTGTTGTTCCTCAGACCTAGGGATATCTTGTGCTTGCTGCCTCTGGGGCTCACAAGTGTACTGTCCCTTCTCGACAGCCTGTTGTCTGTGCCAGGGTGGGTTGGTTCTGCCTGCCCCCTGCTCACCTTGCGCTTGGCAGAGACTTGCTCGTGGTAGCGGTCAGAGGAGTCCCCGGGGATCTCACTGGCCCATAGTGTGATTCCCACTACGGTGTATGCATAGCCAATCACCAGCAGGGGGAGGAAGTAGATCAGCACAGTTACGCAGATGTGGTACCTACAGCAAGGTAAACAAGAAAGGTCAGTATAAGATACTTattgtttcaggttttttttgtcTGTTATTGTTATTGCAGGGGCAGTCAAGGCTTGGCAGCtacctttctcagcatttgcCATTAATGAGCTTGGGCTATAAAGCACACTCCAGGGAGACTTGTCACCTGCATAGGGTGGAGAGGTGATACTAATGAATACACTACAGAAAACAAATCTtttcaatttatgtttttcttgtgAACTTTTTCCATAATGAATACTCCTGctcagattgaaaaaaaaaaaagaaaacattgatgaCAG
It includes:
- the LOC105465321 gene encoding substance-P receptor, producing MDNVLPVDSDLSANISTNTSEPNQFVQPAWQIVLWAAAYTVIVVTSVVGNVVVMWIILAHKRMRTVTNYFLVNLAFAEASMAAFNTVVNFTYAVHNEWYYGLFYCKFHNFFPIAAVFASIYSMTAVAFDRYMAIIHPLQPRLSATATKVVICVIWVLALLLAFPQGYYSTTETMPSRVVCMIEWPEHPNKIYEKVYHICVTVLIYFLPLLVIGYAYTVVGITLWASEIPGDSSDRYHEQVSAKRKVVKMMIVVVCTFAICWLPFHIFFLLPYINPDLYLKKFIQQVYLAIMWLAMSSTMYNPIIYCCLNDRFRLGFKHAFRCCPFISAGDYEGLEMKSTRYLQTQGSVYKVSRLETTISTVVGAHEEEPEDGPKATPSSLDLTSNCSSRSDSKTMTESFSFSSNVVS